A single window of Arcobacter venerupis DNA harbors:
- a CDS encoding heat-shock protein — translation MIDKKEFLLQSIIKAYIEHLEPIGSTQLKSMYDITYSPATIRGYFKKLGDEGYLAQEHISSGRTPTTEALKQYWQTKLNFKLKGINLRALEYFASTIGLSVFIKKEKSDVLKNILNVENRYMILEFSSFAISVKYSDALYRFLNDMIGLDLKDITKVSKDVGAYEVYESINQTLQNSDFQIFNYKEFLNLALNYDFDEYTINSFLKGQILDELKEGLYFDKFLPSNYIGICNYCKINNEDVKMLVIGELPKDYEYFYEKITTF, via the coding sequence ATGATAGATAAAAAAGAGTTTTTATTACAATCTATTATTAAAGCTTATATTGAGCATTTAGAACCAATTGGTTCAACTCAATTAAAATCTATGTACGATATTACTTATTCACCAGCGACAATTAGAGGATACTTTAAAAAGTTAGGTGATGAGGGTTATCTTGCACAAGAGCATATAAGTAGTGGAAGAACTCCAACTACAGAAGCTTTAAAACAGTATTGGCAGACAAAACTTAATTTTAAACTAAAAGGTATAAATTTACGAGCATTAGAATATTTTGCCTCAACAATAGGGCTGTCTGTTTTTATAAAAAAAGAGAAATCTGATGTATTAAAAAATATTTTAAATGTTGAAAATAGATATATGATTTTAGAATTTTCTTCATTTGCCATAAGTGTAAAATATTCAGATGCACTTTATAGATTTTTAAATGATATGATAGGTTTAGATTTAAAAGATATTACGAAAGTTTCGAAAGATGTGGGAGCTTACGAGGTTTATGAATCTATAAACCAAACTCTACAAAATTCAGATTTTCAGATTTTTAATTACAAAGAGTTTCTAAATCTAGCTTTGAATTATGATTTTGATGAATATACTATAAACAGTTTTTTAAAAGGTCAAATTTTAGATGAGTTAAAAGAGGGTTTATATTTTGATAAGTTTTTACCATCAAATTATATTGGAATTTGTAATTACTGCAAAATCAATAACGAAGATGTAAAAATGTTGGTTATTGGTGAATTACCAAAAGATTATGAATATTTTTATGAAAAAATTACAACTTTTTAG
- a CDS encoding TRAP transporter permease, whose translation MAIYEEKPHKISQLEVEQMHETEAAINELEGQRVFGSQHYEFWLISIIALAWSLFQLYIVIEPTNSTISRSIHLSFGIVLAFLIYPMMRKPYFLQKIRWFGYTFAAIGLATASYVAVFYNEISLRPGDYTTTDIVIAVIGVIILLEAGRRVLGFVLSFIAIIFLAYDFLGPYMPELIIHKGASLNKLAGHMFLTTEGIFGVPLGVSAGFVFLFVLFGSLLDKAGAGEYFINLAFSLLGKYRGGSAKASVIASGFAGIISGSSIANTVTTGTFTIPLMKRTGFRAEQAAAVEVSASSNGQLMPPVMGAAAFIIAEFLGMAYTDVVVTAFIPAFVSYFGLFYIVHLESLKLGLVGMNKEDIPPKLKTFMQGAHYLIPIFFLLYTLMVLRESAASAAFNAIMLLMLLMVVQHPFRAFLAKEKITKDILLSGFVDILAGMISGAKNMVPIAIATAIAGIIVGSITLTGLGQVLLEVVETLSNGNIFAILILAAIISLILGMGLPTTANYIVMASLTAPVILTLAADNGYLIPAIAAHLFVFYFGILADVTPPVGLAAYAAAGIAKADPIKVGIQGFKYDIRTAILPFMFFFNSELLLISGVDPLNPANPAGWIWITNPIDIAVIFITAFIGMMAFSCFTQGYFITKTPVIERLIFLAVVPFMFLPKVMQAYLHLPSHYISYGIGISVIVAIYIIQKAREKTQAVVV comes from the coding sequence ATGGCAATTTATGAAGAGAAACCTCATAAAATTTCCCAACTCGAAGTCGAACAAATGCATGAAACTGAAGCTGCAATAAATGAGCTTGAGGGACAAAGAGTATTTGGTTCACAACACTATGAATTTTGGTTAATATCAATAATTGCTCTTGCTTGGTCATTATTTCAATTATACATTGTAATTGAACCTACAAATTCAACTATTTCTAGATCTATTCACTTATCATTTGGTATTGTTCTAGCATTTTTAATCTATCCAATGATGAGAAAACCTTACTTCTTACAAAAGATTAGATGGTTTGGATATACCTTTGCAGCTATTGGATTAGCGACAGCTTCTTATGTTGCTGTGTTTTATAATGAGATTTCATTAAGACCTGGAGATTATACGACTACTGATATTGTAATTGCTGTTATTGGAGTTATTATTTTACTGGAAGCTGGAAGAAGAGTTTTAGGATTTGTATTAAGTTTTATTGCTATTATATTCTTAGCTTATGACTTTTTAGGTCCTTATATGCCTGAATTAATTATTCATAAAGGCGCTAGTTTAAATAAACTTGCAGGTCACATGTTTTTAACAACTGAAGGAATTTTTGGTGTTCCTCTTGGAGTTTCAGCTGGATTTGTATTTTTATTCGTACTTTTTGGTTCTTTATTAGATAAAGCAGGTGCTGGTGAATATTTTATAAACTTAGCATTTTCACTACTTGGAAAATATAGAGGTGGTTCTGCAAAAGCTTCTGTAATTGCATCTGGATTTGCAGGTATCATTAGTGGTTCATCTATTGCAAATACAGTTACAACTGGAACATTTACCATTCCACTTATGAAAAGAACTGGATTTAGAGCGGAACAAGCAGCAGCTGTTGAAGTTTCAGCTTCTTCAAATGGTCAATTAATGCCTCCTGTTATGGGAGCGGCTGCATTTATTATTGCAGAGTTTTTAGGAATGGCCTACACAGATGTAGTTGTTACTGCATTTATTCCAGCATTCGTTTCATATTTTGGACTATTTTATATTGTTCATTTAGAATCACTTAAATTAGGTCTTGTCGGAATGAATAAAGAAGATATTCCTCCTAAATTAAAAACATTTATGCAAGGTGCTCACTATTTAATTCCAATCTTCTTCTTATTATATACACTTATGGTATTAAGAGAAAGTGCTGCAAGTGCTGCATTTAATGCAATTATGCTTTTAATGTTATTAATGGTTGTTCAACATCCTTTTAGAGCTTTTTTAGCAAAAGAAAAAATTACAAAAGATATTTTACTTAGTGGATTTGTTGATATTTTAGCAGGTATGATAAGTGGTGCTAAAAATATGGTTCCAATTGCAATAGCAACTGCAATTGCTGGAATTATTGTAGGTTCTATTACATTAACAGGTCTTGGTCAAGTTTTATTAGAAGTTGTAGAAACATTATCAAATGGAAATATCTTTGCAATATTAATTCTTGCAGCAATTATTTCATTAATTTTAGGGATGGGATTACCAACAACTGCAAACTATATTGTAATGGCATCTTTAACTGCACCTGTTATTTTAACACTTGCAGCTGATAATGGATATTTAATCCCTGCAATTGCAGCACACTTATTTGTATTCTACTTTGGTATTTTAGCTGATGTAACTCCACCTGTTGGACTAGCAGCCTATGCAGCTGCGGGAATTGCAAAAGCAGATCCTATTAAAGTTGGGATTCAAGGATTCAAATATGATATTAGAACAGCAATTTTACCATTTATGTTCTTCTTCAACTCAGAGTTATTATTAATTTCAGGAGTAGATCCATTAAATCCTGCTAACCCTGCTGGTTGGATTTGGATTACAAATCCAATTGACATTGCTGTAATATTTATAACTGCATTTATTGGAATGATGGCATTTTCTTGCTTTACACAAGGATATTTTATTACAAAAACACCTGTTATAGAAAGATTGATTTTTCTAGCTGTTGTTCCATTTATGTTCTTACCAAAAGTAATGCAAGCATATTTACATTTACCAAGTCACTATATTTCATATGGAATTGGTATTTCTGTTATTGTAGCAATTTATATTATTCAAAAAGCAAGAGAAAAAACTCAAGCAGTAGTTGTATAA
- a CDS encoding TAXI family TRAP transporter solute-binding subunit — protein sequence MKKSSEIPMGKKITTVALIGMLAVPAFAAEFITIGTGGVTGTYYPTGGAICRLVNQYKKETKIRCSVESTGGSVYNVNTIKNGELDFGIVQSDIVYQASKGEGAFKDAAIPKLKSVMAIYPELLTLVTRKDANINNLIDVKGKRINLGNPGSGNEATALTLFDESGIKKEDLKFAGALKASEMPDALRDNKIDGYFYMVGHPTANIQDAANSVDVKITPIEGTNVDTLIKKYPYFAKANVPGGIYKGNDADIPTFGVKAVLVTSDDVSEDAVYTVVKAILENFDEFKKLHPAYSQITKKSLLDGLSAPLHEGAKKYFQEAGLL from the coding sequence ATGAAGAAATCTAGTGAAATACCTATGGGTAAAAAAATCACAACTGTTGCACTAATAGGGATGTTAGCTGTTCCAGCTTTCGCTGCTGAATTCATTACAATAGGAACTGGTGGAGTTACAGGAACTTACTATCCAACTGGTGGAGCTATTTGTAGATTAGTTAATCAATATAAAAAAGAGACAAAAATCAGATGTTCTGTTGAATCAACTGGCGGATCTGTTTATAATGTAAATACCATCAAAAATGGTGAACTAGATTTTGGTATCGTTCAATCTGATATTGTATATCAAGCTAGCAAAGGAGAAGGTGCATTTAAAGATGCTGCAATTCCTAAACTAAAATCTGTTATGGCTATTTATCCAGAACTATTAACTTTAGTTACTAGAAAAGATGCAAATATCAATAATTTGATAGATGTAAAAGGAAAAAGAATCAACCTTGGAAATCCAGGAAGTGGAAATGAAGCAACTGCTTTAACTTTATTTGATGAAAGTGGAATCAAAAAAGAAGATTTAAAATTTGCAGGTGCATTAAAAGCTTCTGAAATGCCAGATGCGTTAAGAGATAATAAAATTGATGGTTACTTCTATATGGTAGGACATCCAACAGCAAATATTCAAGATGCTGCAAATTCTGTTGATGTAAAAATTACACCAATTGAAGGTACTAATGTTGATACTTTAATTAAAAAATATCCATATTTTGCAAAAGCAAATGTTCCTGGCGGGATTTATAAAGGAAATGATGCAGATATTCCTACTTTTGGAGTAAAAGCTGTTCTTGTAACAAGTGATGATGTAAGTGAAGATGCAGTTTATACAGTAGTTAAAGCTATTTTAGAAAATTTTGATGAATTCAAAAAATTACATCCAGCATACAGCCAAATTACAAAAAAATCTCTACTTGATGGATTATCTGCTCCTTTACATGAAGGTGCAAAAAAATATTTCCAAGAAGCTGGATTATTATAA
- a CDS encoding response regulator transcription factor — protein MKNFKTRVLLVEDEELARKTLAFYLNTIFDEVIVACDGEEALLIIKENYGKNKNFDLVLTDLNMPNVNGIQMIDEVLKFVPNQRFIIVSAHKNEEDLLKLINLRVCGYFVKPLNIDNMMEMLKKAKQEVILDKQPKVETKNLITLNNSYTFDLTNNKLYHNNLIVKLSKKEAEILDVLIKNIGTLISLDKFKEEVWDNININDSSFRTVMKRLKDKIKDDDFIISHKGYGYIIEKVLIK, from the coding sequence ATGAAGAATTTTAAAACAAGAGTTTTGTTAGTTGAAGATGAAGAACTCGCGAGAAAAACCTTAGCTTTTTATTTAAATACAATTTTTGATGAAGTAATAGTAGCTTGTGATGGAGAAGAAGCTCTTTTAATTATAAAAGAGAATTATGGAAAAAATAAGAATTTTGATTTAGTATTAACAGATCTTAATATGCCAAATGTAAATGGTATTCAAATGATTGATGAAGTTTTAAAATTTGTTCCAAATCAAAGATTTATAATTGTAAGTGCCCATAAAAATGAAGAAGATTTATTAAAACTTATTAATTTACGAGTTTGTGGATATTTTGTTAAGCCTTTAAATATTGATAATATGATGGAAATGTTAAAAAAAGCGAAACAAGAAGTTATTTTAGATAAACAACCAAAAGTTGAAACAAAGAACTTAATTACATTAAACAATAGTTATACTTTTGATTTAACAAATAATAAGTTATATCATAATAATTTGATTGTAAAACTTTCAAAAAAAGAAGCAGAGATTTTAGATGTACTTATTAAAAATATAGGAACTTTAATTTCACTTGATAAATTTAAAGAAGAGGTTTGGGATAATATTAATATAAACGATTCATCGTTTAGAACAGTTATGAAAAGATTAAAAGATAAAATTAAAGATGATGATTTTATTATATCACATAAGGGTTATGGATATATAATCGAGAAAGTTCTAATTAAATAA
- the truA gene encoding tRNA pseudouridine(38-40) synthase TruA, translating to MNLKFVISYDGSCYQGSQKQPNGLTIEDKLLKAFKKINIETNIVLSGRTDKEVHATGQVFNCIVPDFWSDFSKLKEVLNRNLPTSIKILKVSKVKDDFHSRFHAKKRDYRYIITTKATTPFNDKFITYVPFVDEELLKKAIKEFIGVFDFKYFHKTGSDKDITVREIYNTIFYKYKDIYVFKFTANSYLRSQIRLMVGFLLAINDKKLTIEDLKKQLRLEKNIFKTPAKANGLYLAKIKY from the coding sequence ATGAATTTAAAATTTGTAATCTCTTATGATGGCAGTTGTTATCAAGGAAGTCAAAAACAACCAAATGGTTTGACTATTGAAGATAAACTTCTTAAGGCATTTAAAAAAATAAATATAGAAACAAATATAGTTTTAAGTGGAAGAACCGATAAAGAAGTCCATGCAACAGGACAAGTTTTTAATTGTATTGTTCCTGATTTTTGGAGTGATTTTTCTAAATTAAAAGAAGTTTTAAATAGAAATCTTCCAACTTCTATTAAAATATTAAAAGTCTCAAAAGTAAAAGATGATTTTCACTCAAGGTTTCATGCTAAAAAAAGAGATTATAGATATATAATTACTACAAAAGCTACAACTCCTTTTAATGACAAGTTTATAACTTATGTTCCTTTTGTTGATGAAGAGTTATTGAAAAAAGCAATAAAAGAGTTTATCGGAGTTTTTGATTTTAAATATTTCCATAAAACAGGAAGTGATAAAGATATAACTGTAAGAGAAATTTATAATACAATTTTCTATAAATACAAAGATATTTATGTATTCAAATTTACTGCAAATTCATATTTACGTTCTCAAATTAGATTAATGGTTGGTTTTTTATTGGCAATTAATGATAAGAAATTAACAATCGAAGATTTGAAAAAACAGCTAAGATTAGAAAAAAATATTTTTAAAACACCAGCAAAGGCAAATGGATTATATCTTGCAAAAATAAAATATTAA
- a CDS encoding sensor histidine kinase, whose protein sequence is MFFKKKKFYTLLDIKNQIVFTPLIFIFLLSIISFLVIFFFLEYEKRSKIDILVQNENFYKNNILKTYISSIKYNTSTGFDDIENDLGNYIYEIIGYIKAKEIYKKEFNINLLKPFLHEIESKQNINFLIFDNINYEVLYGGEILDKLIELTNSESKTDKFKNHMLRNIEYIGDNNLMYNIDNQRSNIQLSYIKNIDFLNLFIGAYSKIDDMKVLTKKAIFDSIVAKSKTLDNSYFYFYDVNEGKVFNYKMDGKLNDVKNILDFEKESKNDLVYTFSKYQFKIFIKTNSSNKERKKINDEYQTKLVAFYLLVVFIALLLITSANFFGRFINTIFNRYDKRLQRRNLLFKKWKERYELAIIASNDGLWDMDLKTKKIFFSNKWLEMFGYERKDIQNFDEWIELVHKDDKLKVIQEYENHINKKSEHFICEYRLKDKWNNYKWILVRGKEFNSNRMLMMSMNIDERVKLTKELKDVQLLTEFGRTVIFRWVNDENLSVKFVSKSISTYGYEVDDFENKSNFFDFVHKDDIEQLKDVIKEAISDDANSFICVYRVIDKNKEIKWVYNRAILIKDDYANVIGFYGYLNDITKLKMNEEELKLKIEEEVEKNLQKDRLLVQQNKMASMGEMLGNIAHQWRQPLNNISLLIYYIRDCYGIISQREFNETIKNAKLQIDFMSQTIDDFRNFYKPSKEKKLFNIKDSIIQSSKIVKSSLEKNSIKLEIEAQDLQIDSYENEFEQVIVNIINNAIDAKLLKDKIIKFKAVIEIKIYKVNKTVFISIFNNCGNIDEQIIERIFEPYFTTKFENQGTGIGLYMTKVIIEKNMNGKIEAINKNDGVEFLIKLDA, encoded by the coding sequence ATGTTTTTTAAAAAGAAGAAATTCTACACACTTTTAGATATTAAAAATCAAATAGTATTTACGCCTTTAATATTTATCTTTTTATTATCAATTATCTCTTTTCTAGTCATTTTTTTCTTTTTAGAATATGAAAAAAGAAGTAAAATTGATATTTTGGTTCAAAATGAAAATTTCTATAAAAACAATATTCTAAAAACATATATTTCAAGTATAAAATATAATACAAGTACAGGTTTTGATGATATTGAAAATGATTTAGGAAATTATATTTATGAAATAATTGGTTATATAAAAGCTAAAGAAATATATAAAAAAGAGTTCAATATTAATCTATTAAAACCTTTTTTGCACGAAATAGAATCAAAACAAAATATAAATTTTCTGATATTTGATAATATTAATTATGAGGTTTTATATGGTGGAGAAATACTTGATAAATTAATTGAACTTACAAACTCAGAAAGTAAAACAGATAAATTTAAAAACCATATGTTAAGAAATATTGAATACATTGGCGATAATAATCTTATGTACAATATTGACAATCAAAGAAGTAATATTCAGCTAAGTTATATCAAAAATATTGATTTCTTAAATTTATTTATTGGGGCATATTCTAAAATAGATGATATGAAAGTTTTAACGAAAAAAGCAATTTTTGATTCAATTGTTGCTAAAAGTAAAACATTGGATAATTCATATTTTTATTTTTATGATGTAAATGAGGGAAAAGTTTTTAATTATAAAATGGATGGAAAGTTGAATGATGTAAAAAATATTCTTGACTTTGAAAAAGAGAGTAAGAATGATTTAGTTTATACTTTCTCTAAATATCAGTTTAAAATTTTTATAAAAACTAATTCATCAAATAAAGAAAGAAAAAAAATTAATGATGAATATCAAACTAAATTAGTAGCTTTTTATCTATTAGTTGTATTTATAGCTTTGTTGCTAATAACATCTGCAAATTTCTTTGGAAGATTTATTAATACAATTTTTAATAGATATGATAAAAGATTACAAAGAAGAAATCTTTTATTTAAAAAATGGAAAGAGAGATACGAATTAGCGATTATTGCTTCAAATGATGGTTTATGGGATATGGATTTAAAAACAAAAAAAATCTTTTTTTCAAACAAATGGCTTGAAATGTTTGGTTATGAAAGAAAAGATATTCAAAACTTTGATGAATGGATAGAGTTAGTTCATAAAGATGACAAATTAAAAGTTATACAAGAGTATGAAAATCATATTAATAAAAAGAGTGAACATTTTATTTGTGAATATAGATTAAAAGATAAATGGAATAACTATAAATGGATATTAGTTCGAGGGAAAGAGTTTAATTCAAATAGAATGTTGATGATGTCAATGAATATTGATGAAAGAGTTAAATTAACAAAAGAGTTAAAAGATGTACAATTATTAACTGAATTCGGAAGAACAGTAATTTTTAGATGGGTAAATGATGAAAATTTGAGTGTGAAATTTGTGTCTAAAAGTATTAGCACTTATGGTTATGAAGTTGATGATTTTGAAAATAAAAGCAACTTTTTTGACTTTGTACATAAAGATGATATTGAACAATTAAAAGATGTAATTAAAGAGGCAATTTCTGATGACGCAAACTCTTTTATTTGTGTTTATAGGGTTATAGATAAAAATAAAGAGATAAAATGGGTTTATAATAGAGCAATTTTAATAAAAGATGATTATGCAAATGTAATTGGTTTTTATGGTTATTTAAATGATATAACAAAACTTAAGATGAATGAAGAAGAGTTAAAATTAAAAATAGAAGAAGAAGTTGAAAAAAATTTACAAAAAGATAGATTATTAGTTCAACAAAATAAAATGGCATCAATGGGAGAGATGTTAGGGAATATTGCACATCAATGGAGACAACCTTTAAATAATATTAGTTTATTGATTTATTATATTAGAGATTGTTACGGAATAATTTCTCAAAGAGAGTTTAATGAAACTATTAAAAATGCAAAATTACAAATTGATTTTATGTCTCAAACAATTGATGATTTTAGAAATTTTTATAAGCCTTCCAAAGAGAAAAAATTGTTTAATATAAAAGATTCAATTATTCAAAGTTCAAAAATAGTTAAATCTTCTTTAGAAAAGAATTCTATAAAACTTGAAATAGAAGCGCAAGATTTACAGATTGATAGTTATGAAAATGAGTTTGAGCAAGTAATTGTTAACATAATAAATAATGCAATAGATGCAAAATTATTAAAAGATAAAATTATTAAATTTAAAGCTGTAATTGAAATCAAGATTTATAAAGTAAATAAAACAGTTTTTATATCAATATTTAATAATTGTGGAAATATAGATGAACAAATAATAGAAAGAATTTTTGAACCTTATTTTACTACAAAGTTTGAAAATCAAGGTACAGGAATTGGTTTATATATGACAAAAGTAATTATTGAAAAAAACATGAATGGAAAAATTGAAGCAATAAATAAAAATGATGGAGTAGAGTTTTTAATAAAATTGGATGCTTAG
- a CDS encoding prepilin peptidase produces MISQKERDALELFSFIFGACIGSFLNVLILRLPLNESLITARSHCPKCNHVIYWYHNIPLFSYLFLRAKCSYCKAKISFQYFFVELISGIVTFALFLKLGISEEFIFMCLLSYVLITLSFIDLKYKAVPDYLLLIVFILSFFATNFFIIEAFKNAFLFAGAFVLLNFLITFYIQNIKSRILKDENLKTQEALGEGDIPIIAMMGIILGVSGGLIAIFLAAFFAIIPAIYSNFVKKDIQTPFIPYLVLGFYSEYFFDLETIIKAFY; encoded by the coding sequence GTGATTTCTCAAAAAGAGAGAGACGCTTTGGAGCTATTTAGTTTTATTTTTGGAGCTTGTATAGGCTCATTTTTAAATGTATTAATTCTAAGATTACCGTTAAATGAGTCTTTAATAACTGCACGAAGTCATTGCCCAAAGTGTAATCATGTAATTTATTGGTACCATAATATCCCTCTTTTTTCCTATTTATTTCTTAGAGCAAAATGTTCTTATTGTAAAGCCAAAATATCTTTTCAGTATTTTTTTGTTGAATTAATTAGTGGAATTGTAACTTTTGCTTTATTTCTAAAATTGGGGATTAGTGAAGAATTTATTTTTATGTGTTTATTATCTTACGTTTTAATAACTCTATCTTTTATTGATTTAAAGTACAAGGCTGTTCCTGATTATCTACTTTTAATAGTTTTTATCCTCTCCTTCTTTGCCACAAACTTTTTTATAATTGAAGCTTTTAAGAATGCTTTTTTATTTGCAGGTGCATTTGTTTTACTAAATTTTTTAATTACATTTTATATACAAAATATAAAATCAAGAATTTTAAAAGATGAAAATTTAAAAACTCAAGAAGCCTTAGGTGAGGGTGATATTCCAATAATTGCAATGATGGGAATTATACTTGGAGTAAGTGGTGGATTAATTGCTATATTTTTAGCTGCTTTTTTTGCTATAATTCCTGCAATCTATTCAAATTTTGTAAAAAAAGATATTCAAACTCCATTTATTCCCTATTTAGTTTTAGGTTTTTATAGCGAATATTTTTTTGACTTAGAAACAATTATAAAGGCCTTTTATTGA
- the grpE gene encoding nucleotide exchange factor GrpE, whose protein sequence is MSEETKEELIQEEIAEQEVQGEVVEEIKEETLEEKVAKLEQQLKDSEDKYLRVHADFENIKKRLEKEKYQAIDYASEKFAKDLLAPIDTLELALSSTNTPLDAHELLEKVKEGISLTIKNFNTTFEKHNITKIETDGEFDPNVHNAVMQVDSAEHEDGAIVQELQKGYLLKDRLLRPAMVSICKK, encoded by the coding sequence ATGAGCGAAGAAACAAAAGAAGAATTAATACAAGAAGAGATAGCTGAGCAAGAAGTTCAAGGTGAAGTTGTTGAAGAGATAAAAGAAGAAACTTTAGAAGAAAAAGTAGCAAAATTAGAGCAACAATTGAAAGATAGTGAAGATAAATATTTAAGAGTACATGCTGATTTTGAAAATATCAAAAAAAGATTAGAAAAAGAGAAATATCAAGCTATTGATTATGCAAGTGAAAAATTTGCAAAAGATTTATTAGCTCCAATTGATACTTTAGAGTTAGCATTATCATCTACAAATACACCGTTAGATGCACATGAATTACTTGAAAAAGTAAAAGAAGGAATCTCTTTAACTATTAAGAATTTCAATACAACTTTTGAAAAACACAATATTACAAAAATTGAAACAGATGGTGAGTTTGATCCAAATGTACACAATGCTGTAATGCAAGTTGATAGTGCAGAACATGAAGATGGTGCGATTGTTCAAGAACTTCAAAAGGGTTATTTATTAAAAGATAGATTGTTAAGACCAGCTATGGTTTCAATCTGTAAAAAATAG
- a CDS encoding LptF/LptG family permease, with protein MKLKQYLFSQLAITFFPIFLGLFFITSVVFLVKIASLTSVITLDFLELFTLFSYVIPQIVFYTMPISFFLSLVITLAKLAGEYELTVITSFGLNPINILKIFAPITLLLTAMLLVISVGLIPKTKFLTKQFLEKKKKEANFNIKASEFGQKFGDWLIYINAKDEKVYDDVKLFKTDKKNDQFIISQTAVLDNDKGSLSFKLNDGKAFIIDSKEFNQIDFKSMYINDSIADSKLGIFTDTYSYWKDNIKRNDNIDDLTFFILTSFFPFLSLFLVITFGYFNPRYEKNRAVFYSLISVVLYYVLIKSIGDKILLHAIYIIPVVWISGTYLLYSQTIKKEY; from the coding sequence TTGAAATTAAAACAATACTTATTTTCCCAATTAGCAATCACATTTTTTCCTATATTTTTAGGACTATTTTTTATAACTTCAGTAGTATTTTTAGTAAAAATCGCATCTTTAACTTCTGTTATTACTCTTGATTTTTTGGAGTTGTTCACCCTTTTTTCTTATGTAATACCTCAAATTGTATTTTATACTATGCCTATTTCATTTTTTTTATCATTAGTTATTACTTTAGCAAAATTAGCAGGAGAATATGAATTAACAGTAATTACTTCTTTTGGTTTAAATCCTATAAATATTTTAAAAATATTTGCGCCAATTACACTTCTTTTAACAGCTATGTTACTTGTTATTTCTGTTGGATTAATTCCAAAAACAAAATTTTTAACAAAACAATTTTTAGAAAAAAAGAAAAAAGAGGCAAATTTTAATATAAAAGCTAGTGAATTTGGGCAGAAATTCGGGGATTGGCTAATTTATATAAATGCAAAAGATGAAAAAGTTTATGATGATGTGAAACTTTTTAAAACTGATAAAAAGAATGATCAATTTATAATTAGCCAGACAGCAGTTTTAGATAATGATAAAGGTTCTTTAAGTTTTAAATTAAATGATGGGAAAGCTTTTATTATAGATTCAAAAGAATTTAATCAAATAGACTTTAAATCTATGTATATAAATGATTCTATTGCTGATAGTAAATTAGGAATTTTTACTGATACTTACTCATATTGGAAAGATAATATTAAACGTAATGATAATATTGATGATTTAACATTTTTTATACTAACTTCATTTTTTCCTTTTTTATCTCTCTTTCTAGTGATTACATTTGGATATTTTAATCCTAGATATGAAAAAAATAGAGCAGTGTTTTATTCTTTAATTTCTGTAGTTTTATATTATGTTTTAATTAAATCAATTGGAGATAAAATTTTGTTACATGCAATATATATTATTCCTGTTGTTTGGATTAGTGGAACATATCTTTTATATTCACAAACTATAAAAAAAGAGTATTGA